TCTTCTCTTCGAGCTCCCTCTGTTTCTGGTCATTTGGTCCCCCGTCGGAGGCGGTCTGCTCGTTCATTCTCTTCTCGTACGGCACGCCTTCTACGATCATGTTCTTGGAGGCCACGAGATTTCCCTGGCCGTCCACGATTATGCCCCTTATCGACGTGTGGCCCATCACGTACTTCATGGCGTATTCTGGGCCCACGGTGTAGGCGGCGAGCGCGAAGGCGGTCGCGTTCATGGCGTTGGATGCGATGACGGTCACGCTGCGCAGCCCGTCGGCGACCGCCACCTCTTTTTTGTTGAGCGGGTCTATGAGGCCGCGGCCTATGCCGTCAGGCGAGACTGTGGCTGTCGCCACGTTGGAGACGCCGTAGCGATACGCGCGATGCGCGCCTGTGCTCGTCGTCTCGCCGAAGCCGACCACGACGTCCCAGGGGGTGTATATGTCGCGGCCGATGTTGCGCGTGACCGGACCTGTGCTGACGCTTGCGTTTGCGAACCCGTCGGCTGAAATGGTCTCCATCATGAGGTCGCACGCGTAGCCGAGTGCTATCCTGCCCAGGTCGAGCTTCATGTCGTCGCTCTTGAACGAGATCGTGCGCTTTTCAGAGTTGAGCGAAATCCTGCGCGAGTCGCTCTTCATGAAGAGGTGCTTGGGCGAGGGGCCGGCGATGTCGAAAAACCCGTCGGTCTGCTTTCCCAGGGTGACGGCCCTGGAGATGAATTCGAAGCCTGTGGGCGACAGCTCCAGCTCTTTGCCCTTGCCCAGGCTGTCGAGCTGGTTGGCTACGCCGCCTGTGGAGAAGAATTCACCGAAGAACTGTTGAGCGCGCGATATGGCGTTCGAGAGCGCTGCCTTTGCGCGACCTTCATCCGATGGGGTGCCTACTATGGTCGCTGTGATCGGCTCGCCGGTCGGGAGCTGGGCCTCGGCCGAGAATTGCCTCGTGCCCGCTGACGGGACAGCGGGAATGACCGGAGCGATGACAGGAGCAGCGGTCGTGTCGGTGGCTGTAGGCGTGTCGGTGGCTGTAGCAGTGGCGGCAGCGGCTGTGGAGTCCTCTGTCATGGCCGTCGAGGCTATGGAGGGGAGGGCCACGATCGCGAGCAGTATGAGGATTGCGTGGATTCTGTTCTTCATTGTTGTCTCCTTATCGTTGATGTCACAGGACTTCCTTAAGGTATCTGCCGGTGTGGGACGCCTTGTTTTCAGCGATCTCCTCGGGCGTCCCTGCGGCGACGAGTTTGCCGCCATTCGCTCCGCCCTCGGGACCGAGATCGATACAATAATCGGCAAACTTGATGACGTCAAGGTTATGCTCGATCACGATCACGGTGTTCCCAGCCTTCACCAGCGCCTCGAGCACGCCCAGCAGCTTGTGCACGTCGTCGAAGTGCAGCCCGGTGGTCGGCTCGTCGAGTATGTAGAGCGTGCGGCCGAGCATGCCGTCATCGAGAAACCTGGGCCTGCGCGCGAGCTCCCTGGAGAGCTTTATCCTCTGCGCCTCGCCGCCAGAGAGCGTGGTCGCCGACTGGCCGAGTTCGATGTAGTCGAGGCCGACCTCGACGAGCGTCTCGAGCTTGTGCCTGAGGGCGGGGATGTTCTCGAAGAAGCG
This region of bacterium genomic DNA includes:
- a CDS encoding FAD:protein FMN transferase, with protein sequence MKNRIHAILILLAIVALPSIASTAMTEDSTAAAATATATDTPTATDTTAAPVIAPVIPAVPSAGTRQFSAEAQLPTGEPITATIVGTPSDEGRAKAALSNAISRAQQFFGEFFSTGGVANQLDSLGKGKELELSPTGFEFISRAVTLGKQTDGFFDIAGPSPKHLFMKSDSRRISLNSEKRTISFKSDDMKLDLGRIALGYACDLMMETISADGFANASVSTGPVTRNIGRDIYTPWDVVVGFGETTSTGAHRAYRYGVSNVATATVSPDGIGRGLIDPLNKKEVAVADGLRSVTVIASNAMNATAFALAAYTVGPEYAMKYVMGHTSIRGIIVDGQGNLVASKNMIVEGVPYEKRMNEQTASDGGPNDQKQRELEEKSE